Proteins encoded in a region of the Phormidium ambiguum IAM M-71 genome:
- a CDS encoding DUF2396 family protein: MNILKHSSKSALESRKLNFQDSYSCPVCRYGHISVLTLTEAFACDFCRHIFTANLEEQVLIMADSTPPMAWRWNGKNWKIAHQKDLELSFVVWLLGIALVVFPTLIVGVSSYIFPPEEGSYQSSFPIFWLFLTFFSHLTLVIWLLAESFQLPFYTYLKVKIRNLLNG; the protein is encoded by the coding sequence ATGAATATACTCAAGCATTCTAGCAAATCAGCCCTTGAGAGCAGAAAATTGAATTTCCAAGATAGTTATAGTTGTCCTGTGTGCCGTTATGGTCATATTTCGGTGTTAACTCTCACAGAAGCTTTTGCTTGTGATTTTTGTCGCCATATTTTTACAGCTAATCTTGAAGAACAAGTTTTAATTATGGCGGATAGTACGCCGCCGATGGCTTGGCGGTGGAATGGTAAAAATTGGAAGATTGCACATCAAAAAGATTTGGAATTATCTTTTGTAGTTTGGCTGTTGGGAATAGCTTTGGTAGTTTTTCCAACTTTAATTGTGGGAGTTTCTAGTTATATTTTCCCACCAGAAGAAGGGAGTTATCAATCTTCTTTTCCGATCTTTTGGTTATTTTTGACTTTTTTTTCTCATTTAACTTTAGTAATTTGGCTGTTAGCAGAAAGTTTCCAATTACCGTTTTACACTTATTTAAAAGTCAAAATTCGCAATTTGCTGAATGGATAA
- a CDS encoding transcription factor RcaD: protein MDSNELKFLLKLLGCENYRSPLAAATWKSFSGKDKICRTLGDRELIDYSREIASVKILPPGRALLKMDASQLPIGEIELKILEKIGKTSAKVKPSELTFVKAAERQEILQNLAKRGLVEIETQLQKKKAEVWLTQRGQEYLRDEFTAKGTHPIISLDLLTNYLRFLRKFRLVETAKVVTTDAPEMKLNDAEILQIIRDLDREIGTDNYLPIFHLRQKLQPLLSREELDRVLYQLQRYDKIELSSLVDTMPYTSEQIDSGIPQDIGGALFFISVV, encoded by the coding sequence ATGGATTCTAATGAGCTAAAGTTCCTTTTGAAGTTACTAGGGTGCGAAAATTATCGATCGCCACTTGCAGCTGCAACCTGGAAAAGCTTTTCGGGTAAAGACAAGATTTGTCGGACGTTAGGCGATCGAGAACTGATAGATTATTCCCGTGAGATTGCCTCTGTCAAAATTTTACCCCCTGGTCGCGCATTGTTGAAAATGGACGCTTCCCAATTGCCGATCGGAGAAATAGAACTAAAAATCCTCGAAAAAATTGGCAAAACCTCAGCTAAAGTTAAACCCAGCGAACTTACTTTTGTGAAAGCTGCTGAACGTCAAGAAATATTGCAAAATTTAGCGAAACGGGGACTAGTGGAAATAGAAACTCAACTGCAAAAAAAGAAAGCAGAAGTTTGGTTAACCCAAAGAGGACAAGAATATTTACGCGATGAGTTTACCGCCAAAGGTACTCATCCCATTATTAGTTTAGATTTATTAACTAATTATTTGCGCTTTTTGCGGAAGTTCCGATTAGTTGAAACCGCAAAAGTAGTAACCACTGATGCACCTGAAATGAAGCTGAATGATGCTGAAATATTACAAATCATTCGGGATTTAGACCGAGAAATTGGTACAGATAATTATTTACCAATTTTTCATTTACGTCAGAAGTTGCAACCACTTTTATCTAGGGAAGAATTAGATCGGGTACTTTATCAATTACAACGTTATGACAAAATTGAATTAAGTTCATTAGTAGATACCATGCCTTATACCTCAGAACAAATTGATAGTGGAATTCCTCAAGATATTGGAGGTGCGCTGTTTTTTATTTCTGTTGTATGA
- a CDS encoding alpha/beta fold hydrolase: MQDWWSTTFPKGRQTITITDANGYPVKIAYGEKGKGKPLFLVHGIGSWSYGWRHNIDRLSQHFRVICFDAKGHGFSDKPLYAEQVGHQIIEIKRVIETLADEPAIVVAISLGALVTLGAASSYPELFASLIVINVPIFPTRLPNRAMRLLSYLPMDLVQTVDNLKLAKAFAPMVRRLIEIERHEVVVNPESITSEDIYWISYPYTNFTNAITKYAEELRNSAKEIERLLNKEPNIISKIQENLPKINCPTLILWGEQDQWFEVSNGKKLQLRLPGSQLKILPDCGHDPSASCPEIVNEAILEFLRDTNFVSVN, encoded by the coding sequence ATGCAAGATTGGTGGTCAACAACATTTCCAAAAGGTCGGCAAACTATTACCATTACCGACGCTAACGGTTATCCTGTAAAAATTGCTTATGGCGAAAAGGGTAAAGGTAAACCGCTATTTTTAGTACATGGGATTGGCAGTTGGAGTTATGGGTGGCGACACAACATCGATCGACTTTCCCAACACTTCCGCGTCATTTGTTTCGATGCCAAGGGGCATGGTTTCTCAGATAAACCATTGTACGCCGAACAAGTAGGACATCAAATAATTGAAATTAAAAGAGTTATCGAAACTTTAGCTGATGAACCTGCCATAGTTGTAGCCATTTCTTTAGGCGCATTAGTAACATTAGGTGCCGCAAGTTCATATCCCGAATTATTTGCCAGTTTAATAGTAATTAATGTGCCAATCTTCCCCACCAGATTACCGAATCGGGCTATGAGATTATTATCTTATTTACCGATGGATTTAGTACAAACTGTAGATAATTTAAAACTTGCCAAAGCCTTTGCACCAATGGTGCGGCGACTCATCGAAATTGAACGACACGAAGTAGTAGTTAATCCAGAATCAATTACTTCGGAAGATATTTATTGGATTTCTTACCCTTATACTAACTTTACCAACGCTATTACCAAATATGCCGAAGAATTGCGAAATTCCGCTAAAGAAATTGAACGTTTACTGAATAAAGAGCCAAACATTATCAGTAAAATTCAAGAAAACTTACCAAAAATTAATTGTCCAACTTTAATTTTGTGGGGAGAACAAGACCAATGGTTTGAGGTAAGTAATGGAAAAAAATTACAACTCCGTTTGCCTGGTTCTCAATTAAAGATATTACCAGATTGTGGACACGACCCTTCTGCAAGTTGTCCAGAAATTGTCAATGAAGCAATTTTAGAGTTCTTACGGGATACTAATTTTGTTAGTGTAAATTAA
- a CDS encoding fatty acid desaturase, with amino-acid sequence MTLSFVKPQDSGTTLEDSPNFRIRDILRTLPKEVFQKNRRKAWTSVVINVLLVGLGYASIAFSPWFLLPLAWIFTGTALTGFFVIGHDCGHRSFANRRWVNDLLGHAIMLPLIYPFHSWRLLHNHHHAHTNKMDEDNAWQPFKTEYYDSLDKLKKWGYQGIRGRLWWVGSIAHWAVLHFNWQQFEGKKREQVRFSVLLVLGFAAIAFPTLIATTGIWGFVKFWLMPWMVYHFWMSTFTLVHHTYPDIPFKHEPEWNEAMAQLAGSVHCDYPRWVEFLCHDINVHIPHHICTAIPSYNLRLAHRSIKENWGEYVREYRFSWSLMKEITDVCHLYDPEKYYESFENHHSKAK; translated from the coding sequence ATGACTCTATCATTCGTAAAACCCCAAGATTCAGGAACTACCCTGGAAGATTCCCCGAATTTCCGTATTAGAGATATTTTGCGGACTTTGCCAAAAGAAGTTTTCCAAAAAAATCGCCGGAAAGCTTGGACTTCGGTGGTAATTAATGTGTTGCTGGTGGGATTAGGTTATGCCAGCATTGCATTTTCTCCTTGGTTTTTGTTACCGTTGGCCTGGATTTTTACGGGGACGGCATTAACTGGTTTTTTTGTTATTGGTCATGACTGTGGGCATCGTTCTTTTGCTAATCGTCGTTGGGTGAACGATCTGTTGGGTCATGCTATTATGTTGCCTTTAATTTATCCTTTCCATAGTTGGCGACTTCTCCACAATCACCACCACGCCCATACAAATAAGATGGATGAGGATAATGCTTGGCAACCTTTTAAAACCGAGTATTACGATAGTTTAGATAAATTGAAAAAATGGGGTTATCAAGGAATACGCGGTCGTCTTTGGTGGGTAGGATCGATCGCGCATTGGGCAGTTTTACACTTTAATTGGCAGCAATTTGAAGGTAAAAAGCGGGAACAGGTAAGATTTTCGGTATTGTTGGTTTTAGGGTTTGCGGCGATCGCATTTCCCACTTTAATTGCTACTACTGGAATTTGGGGTTTTGTCAAATTTTGGTTAATGCCTTGGATGGTCTACCATTTCTGGATGAGCACCTTCACCTTGGTACACCATACTTACCCAGACATTCCTTTTAAACACGAACCCGAATGGAATGAAGCAATGGCGCAGTTAGCAGGAAGCGTTCATTGCGATTATCCACGTTGGGTAGAATTTCTCTGTCACGACATTAACGTTCACATTCCTCACCACATTTGCACTGCTATCCCTTCCTATAACTTGCGTTTAGCGCATCGCAGTATCAAGGAAAACTGGGGAGAGTATGTCCGAGAATATCGTTTTTCTTGGTCATTAATGAAAGAGATTACTGATGTCTGTCACTTGTACGACCCTGAAAAATACTATGAGTCGTTTGAGAATCATCACTCCAAAGCAAAATAG
- a CDS encoding CBS domain-containing protein: MHFPNPEQAIDCHPLIVSPNTSLLEMLSLMNQVRGRNCVLDPQIKINSQNSSLIDASLSSNLAEDEVNCCVLVAENNYIQGIVTERDIVKLVATGQNFDVTVSAIMTPEIVTLSLSNFTDVFVALNLLNKHQIRHLPIVDNWGKLVGVVTPGTIRRLLQPSTLLAIRRVGDVMSKKVIHAAANTSVLNLAQLMNQHQVSSIVITSPINDEHFLPLGIVTERDIVQMQILGLNLAGILAESVMSQPLFCLHPEDSLWLAHQEMQKRLVRRLVVVGKVGELLGIVTQSSILRSLDPMELYNVVETLQEVVKHQTTELVQANQQLKEHTEEVSRALEKEQELNHLKSQFISMVFHEFRNPLSAIIMSAQAIQMNDRILSEARRNKFLEQIQISAQQMIRLIEDLLVIGRTEPGKVQANLTPVNLAYFCQQLLEELQISDDRAHELNFTCQGKQDSLFHFDEQWLRYVLSNLLSNALKYSPQDSTVKLLLSLEKEQAIFQVIDRGIGIPHEDRSHLFDPFYRGSNVNNITGSGLGLAIVKKYVELLKGQIFFQSEIGIGSTFTVILPLTN; encoded by the coding sequence TTGATGAATCAAGTTAGAGGTAGAAACTGTGTTTTAGATCCTCAAATAAAAATCAATAGCCAAAATTCTAGTTTAATTGATGCTTCTCTGTCTTCTAATTTAGCTGAAGATGAAGTCAATTGTTGTGTTTTAGTAGCGGAAAATAATTATATTCAAGGCATAGTTACAGAAAGGGACATAGTAAAATTAGTGGCAACAGGGCAAAATTTTGATGTAACGGTTTCTGCAATTATGACCCCAGAAATTGTTACTTTGTCTTTATCTAATTTTACAGATGTTTTTGTTGCTTTAAATTTATTAAATAAACATCAAATTAGACATTTACCAATTGTAGACAACTGGGGAAAATTAGTCGGTGTTGTTACACCAGGAACTATTCGTCGTCTTTTACAACCGAGCACTTTACTGGCGATTCGTCGAGTGGGCGATGTGATGTCCAAAAAAGTAATTCATGCGGCGGCTAATACTTCAGTTTTGAATTTAGCTCAATTAATGAATCAACATCAAGTGAGTTCAATTGTCATTACTTCACCAATAAATGATGAACATTTTCTTCCTTTGGGAATAGTGACGGAAAGAGACATTGTACAAATGCAAATTTTGGGTTTAAATTTAGCGGGAATATTAGCAGAATCTGTGATGAGTCAACCATTATTTTGTCTTCATCCAGAAGATTCTTTGTGGTTAGCGCATCAGGAGATGCAAAAACGATTAGTGCGTCGTTTAGTAGTGGTTGGTAAAGTAGGTGAACTTTTAGGTATTGTGACTCAAAGTAGTATTTTGCGATCGCTCGATCCGATGGAACTATATAATGTTGTGGAAACATTGCAGGAAGTAGTAAAACATCAAACAACTGAATTAGTTCAAGCTAATCAACAACTAAAAGAACACACAGAAGAAGTATCTCGTGCTTTAGAAAAAGAACAGGAACTTAATCATCTAAAATCCCAGTTTATATCGATGGTTTTTCATGAATTCCGCAATCCACTAAGTGCGATTATTATGTCGGCTCAAGCTATTCAAATGAACGATCGTATACTGTCAGAAGCAAGAAGAAATAAGTTTTTAGAACAAATTCAAATCTCGGCTCAACAAATGATTAGATTAATCGAAGATCTTTTAGTTATCGGAAGAACTGAGCCAGGAAAAGTTCAAGCTAATCTTACACCTGTGAATTTAGCCTATTTTTGTCAACAATTATTAGAAGAATTACAAATTTCTGACGATCGCGCTCATGAACTCAATTTTACCTGTCAAGGAAAACAAGATTCATTGTTTCATTTTGATGAACAGTGGTTGCGCTATGTCCTCTCTAATTTATTATCTAATGCGTTAAAATATTCTCCCCAAGATAGTACTGTTAAATTATTGCTTTCTCTTGAAAAAGAACAAGCAATTTTTCAAGTAATCGATCGAGGTATTGGGATTCCACACGAAGATCGATCGCACTTATTCGATCCATTTTATCGGGGAAGTAACGTGAATAATATTACAGGTTCTGGACTCGGTTTAGCTATTGTCAAAAAATATGTGGAATTATTAAAAGGTCAAATATTTTTCCAAAGTGAAATCGGAATCGGCTCAACTTTCACAGTTATCTTACCTTTAACTAATTGA
- a CDS encoding DUF4112 domain-containing protein, with the protein MITKSQRTASTLKRLRRISYVLDNAIPIPGTKFRFGIDPILGFIPGGGDTVSAFFAAYIVWEAATLGLPKPILMRMFSNILYDTFAGSIPVAGDLFDFAWKANARNVALLEEYLKSPESNEKPDKWFLFLLLIGLILFVAVVGTISVLIITFFFNLITGNR; encoded by the coding sequence ATGATTACAAAATCTCAACGTACAGCATCCACCCTAAAACGCCTACGGAGGATTAGTTATGTATTAGATAATGCCATTCCCATTCCCGGAACAAAATTTCGTTTTGGTATCGATCCAATTTTAGGATTTATTCCAGGCGGAGGCGATACAGTTTCTGCTTTCTTCGCTGCTTACATCGTTTGGGAAGCAGCAACATTAGGATTACCAAAACCAATTTTAATGCGAATGTTTTCCAATATTCTCTATGATACTTTTGCCGGAAGCATCCCAGTAGCCGGAGACTTGTTTGATTTTGCTTGGAAAGCTAACGCCAGAAATGTCGCTTTGTTAGAAGAGTACTTAAAATCACCTGAATCTAATGAAAAACCAGATAAATGGTTTTTGTTTTTATTGTTAATTGGTTTGATTTTGTTTGTGGCAGTTGTTGGTACTATTAGCGTTTTAATAATTACCTTCTTTTTCAACTTAATTACAGGTAACAGATAA
- a CDS encoding DUF29 domain-containing protein codes for MNLPLIDLYETDFYAWTQKQAELLRQRDLNNLDIENLIQEIESLGKQEKRELVNRLGVLIGHLLKWEYQPNKRSKSWLKTIREQRRKITDLLQENPSLKPYLDEAIMLRIAARSKKLT; via the coding sequence ATGAACCTTCCACTCATCGACTTATACGAAACTGACTTTTACGCTTGGACACAAAAACAAGCAGAATTATTGCGTCAGCGTGACCTAAATAATCTTGATATTGAGAATTTGATTCAGGAAATAGAGTCGTTGGGTAAACAGGAAAAACGCGAATTAGTTAATCGTCTCGGAGTTCTAATTGGACACTTATTAAAATGGGAATACCAACCTAATAAAAGATCTAAAAGTTGGCTGAAAACTATTCGTGAACAGCGCCGTAAAATTACTGATTTACTGCAAGAAAACCCTAGTTTAAAGCCTTACCTAGATGAAGCGATAATGCTACGCATCGCTGCGCGATCGAAAAAGCTTACCTAG
- the thrC gene encoding threonine synthase produces MTASLSLADSKLKSWPGLIEAYRPYLPVTSDTPVVTLLEGNTPLIPVPAIASQIGRQVRVFVKYDGLNPTGSFKDRGMTLAISKAKEAGAKAVICASTGNTSAAAAAYARRGGMRAFVLIPDGYVALGKLAQALLYGAEVLAIKGNFDDALKIVRDMAESYPVTLVNSVNPYRLEGQKTGAFEVVDALGNAPDWLCIPVGNAGNITAYWMGFCQYHQEGKCDRLPQMMGFQAAGAAPIVTGKPVAHPDTIATAIRIGNPASWEKAIAAQQASQGAFHAVTDEEILAAYRLLASEEGIFCEPASAASVAGMLKVKDQIPNGATVVCVLTGNGLKDPDTAIKHCENQFKNGVEPVLSAVAEVMGF; encoded by the coding sequence GTGACTGCTAGTCTTTCCCTTGCTGACTCTAAACTAAAAAGCTGGCCTGGTCTTATCGAAGCCTATCGTCCTTATTTGCCAGTGACTTCCGACACGCCTGTAGTGACTTTGTTGGAAGGCAACACACCGTTAATTCCGGTTCCGGCGATCGCTTCTCAGATCGGCAGACAAGTCCGGGTGTTCGTCAAATATGACGGACTGAATCCCACAGGAAGTTTTAAAGACCGAGGCATGACTTTGGCGATTTCTAAAGCTAAAGAAGCTGGTGCCAAAGCCGTTATTTGTGCGAGTACTGGTAACACATCAGCCGCTGCTGCTGCTTATGCGCGACGGGGCGGAATGCGAGCTTTTGTTTTAATTCCCGATGGTTATGTAGCATTGGGCAAATTAGCTCAAGCTTTACTTTATGGCGCAGAAGTGCTGGCAATTAAAGGTAACTTTGACGATGCACTGAAAATTGTCCGGGATATGGCGGAAAGCTATCCGGTAACTTTGGTTAACTCTGTCAACCCTTATCGGTTAGAAGGGCAGAAGACAGGCGCTTTTGAAGTAGTTGATGCTTTAGGTAATGCGCCAGATTGGTTGTGTATTCCCGTTGGTAACGCGGGTAATATCACTGCATATTGGATGGGCTTTTGTCAATACCATCAAGAAGGAAAATGCGATCGCCTACCGCAAATGATGGGATTTCAAGCAGCCGGAGCCGCACCCATTGTTACAGGTAAACCAGTCGCTCATCCCGATACCATAGCCACAGCCATTCGCATTGGCAACCCAGCGAGTTGGGAAAAAGCGATCGCAGCACAACAAGCAAGCCAAGGCGCATTTCACGCCGTCACCGACGAAGAAATTCTGGCAGCTTATCGCTTACTAGCTTCCGAAGAAGGGATTTTCTGCGAACCCGCTAGTGCTGCTTCCGTTGCCGGAATGCTCAAAGTTAAAGATCAAATTCCCAACGGTGCCACAGTAGTTTGTGTCCTCACAGGGAACGGACTAAAAGACCCAGATACAGCAATTAAACACTGTGAAAACCAATTTAAGAACGGGGTGGAGCCGGTCTTGTCGGCGGTAGCTGAAGTGATGGGCTTTTAG
- a CDS encoding glycosyltransferase family 4 protein, which yields MNILMLSSTFPYPPTRGGTEIRTFNLLKYLQQRHQITLVTQRHPGVTDTEIEELRQWVKELVIFPLPPEPTQLSGMKGLIGKVSRFSESLIKATPPNVLYRYSPEIQSWVDNFVQAGKCDVITCEHSVNEIYVRPEFKKSVKTIVDIHSSVYGWIRDHLDMGASPNAVRDRLYLNLLLERYEKRYSSKFNYLVVTTEDDKQQFLKYRFDAKIPVIPNGVDLELFPYRNSDPGGHKLSFVGAMDASHNIDAVRFFALEVLPELQKTYPNTTFSIVGARPTPEVLALAEIKGVIVTGKVPSMAEYLHESTVCVVPLRAGYGIKNKTLEAMAAGTPVVGSDRGLEGLTVDTSNVPLRALRANSIPEYINGITRLFENPELRQELSKNGRQFVETEYTWERAGQLYEQVITQVIS from the coding sequence ATGAACATTCTCATGCTTTCCTCCACCTTCCCCTACCCACCAACTCGCGGGGGAACGGAAATTAGAACCTTTAATTTACTAAAATACTTACAACAACGTCATCAAATCACTCTTGTTACTCAGCGTCATCCTGGAGTTACTGACACAGAAATAGAAGAACTCCGCCAATGGGTAAAAGAATTAGTTATTTTTCCCCTACCACCAGAACCCACTCAATTAAGTGGAATGAAAGGATTAATTGGTAAAGTATCACGATTTTCCGAATCATTAATTAAAGCAACCCCACCAAATGTTTTGTATCGTTATTCACCCGAAATTCAATCTTGGGTAGATAATTTTGTGCAAGCAGGAAAATGTGATGTAATTACCTGCGAACATAGCGTTAATGAAATATACGTCCGTCCTGAATTTAAAAAATCAGTAAAAACAATTGTTGATATTCATAGTTCCGTGTACGGTTGGATACGCGATCATTTAGATATGGGTGCTTCACCAAACGCGGTGCGCGATCGCCTTTACCTCAACCTACTTTTAGAACGTTACGAAAAACGCTATTCCAGCAAATTTAACTACTTAGTTGTCACCACCGAAGACGACAAACAACAATTCCTAAAATACCGTTTCGATGCCAAAATTCCAGTAATTCCTAACGGTGTAGACTTGGAATTATTCCCTTATCGGAATAGCGATCCGGGAGGACATAAACTATCATTTGTCGGTGCAATGGATGCCTCTCACAATATCGATGCAGTCCGATTTTTTGCTTTAGAAGTGTTACCAGAACTGCAAAAAACCTATCCCAATACTACTTTCAGTATTGTCGGCGCACGTCCCACACCGGAAGTTTTAGCACTTGCAGAAATCAAAGGAGTTATTGTTACTGGAAAAGTGCCATCAATGGCAGAATATCTCCACGAAAGTACAGTTTGTGTTGTACCTTTACGTGCAGGTTATGGAATTAAAAATAAAACCTTAGAAGCAATGGCAGCGGGAACTCCCGTAGTAGGTAGCGATCGCGGGTTAGAAGGATTAACCGTTGATACTTCCAATGTACCATTAAGAGCATTAAGAGCTAACAGCATCCCAGAATATATTAACGGCATCACTCGCTTATTTGAAAACCCAGAATTACGCCAAGAACTGTCTAAAAATGGGCGACAATTTGTAGAAACCGAATATACTTGGGAACGCGCCGGACAACTTTACGAACAAGTAATAACTCAAGTTATTAGTTAA